From a single Brassica napus cultivar Da-Ae chromosome C9, Da-Ae, whole genome shotgun sequence genomic region:
- the LOC125593250 gene encoding transcription factor mef2A-like, which yields MGRGSISSASQQNRGLVPSGAQMSQQMMMPHPYQQERPVAHFQMPHPYQQEGSVAPFQMSQQMMMSHLRPSVPPYQQERPVAPVQNEFTQQRGKRKVYEAGESSSSRKRQNHQPGMSQQHLWQIEAPRDSEGYQEYLERLGGSSGGSLGAFSARHPLNQGRQNQPPWMNYNQPQQQAVRPVMNYNYNQQQQAARPVMNYNYNQQQQAVRPVMNYNYNQQQQAVRPWMNYNSNQQQQAVRPWMNYNYNQQQQAVRPVMNYNYHLQQQQFHQGQQRFRFPMNMIQHHQASPSAAVPPPPEQVNQQLQPQTQQPRQFQGSNADEPSSSRQGQG from the coding sequence ATGGGACGTGGCTCAATATCGTCTGCAAGTCAACAGAACCGTGGTCTTGTTCCTTCTGGCGCTCAAATGTCTCAACAGATGATGATGCCTCATCCATATCAGCAGGAGCGACCAGTTGCACATTTTCAAATGCCTCATCCATATCAGCAGGAGGGATCAGTTGCTCCTTTTCAAATGTCACAACAGATGATGATGTCGCATCTTAGACCAAGTGTGCCTCCATATCAGCAGGAGCGACCAGTTGCACCTGTTCAGAATGAGTTTACTCAGCAAAGGGGAAAGCGGAAAGTGTATGAGGCAGGTGAGAGCTCCTCCTCCAGGAAAAGGCAAAACCATCAGCCTGGTATGAGCCAACAGCATCTATGGCAAATTGAAGCTCCTAGGGATTCAGAGGGGTATCAAGAGTACTTGGAGCGTCTAGGAGGATCATCAGGTGGATCACTTGGGGCTTTTAGTGCTAGGCATCCCTTGAACCAGGGAAGGCAAAATCAGCCGCCATGGATGAACTACAACCAGCCGCAGCAACAAGCAGTGAGGCCAGTGATGAACTACAACTACAATCAGCAGCAACAAGCAGCGAGGCCAGTGATGAACTACAACTACAATCAGCAGCAACAAGCAGTGAGGCCAGTGATGAACTACAACTACAATCAGCAGCAACAAGCAGTGAGGCCATGGATGAACTACAACTCCAATCAGCAGCAACAAGCAGTGAGGCCATGGATGAACTACAACTACAATCAGCAGCAACAAGCAGTGAGGCCAGTGATGAACTACAACTACCATCTGCAGCAACAGCAATTCCACCAAGGACAACAACGCTTTAGGTTCCCCATGAATATGATTCAACACCACCAAGCTTCTCCCAGTGCAGCAGTACCACCACCGCCTGAGCAGGTAAATCAGCAACTTCAGCCTCAAACACAACAGCCAAGGCAGTTTCAGGGGTCTAACGCTGATGAACCATCGTCTTCACGCCAAGGTCAAGGCTAG